The Nocardia arthritidis genome has a window encoding:
- a CDS encoding HAD family hydrolase, giving the protein MTIEAVLFDFSGTVFRLEEDESWDVDMTAADGRAFDLHEKAELMRRMTTPVGQLVEFDERGQYAWENRDLDQELHRHAYIQVLRKSGVPSLEQAERLYRRSIDPNSWKPYPDLGETLELLAAQDIPVGIVSNIAFDIRPAFAARGWDSLVRMFALSFELGAVKPDPRIFRAALDKLAVDPEAALMVGDSAEADGGATALGCAFALVDPLPTAERPDGLLRALRAHGLTGRTG; this is encoded by the coding sequence GTGACGATCGAGGCGGTGCTATTCGACTTCTCCGGCACGGTATTCCGATTGGAGGAGGACGAATCCTGGGACGTGGATATGACGGCGGCCGACGGCCGCGCCTTCGATCTGCACGAGAAGGCCGAGCTGATGCGCCGGATGACCACGCCGGTCGGCCAACTGGTCGAATTCGACGAGCGCGGCCAATATGCCTGGGAGAACCGGGATCTCGATCAGGAGCTGCACCGGCATGCCTATATACAGGTGCTGCGTAAGTCCGGCGTGCCGTCGCTGGAGCAGGCGGAGCGGCTCTATCGGCGCTCCATCGACCCGAATTCCTGGAAGCCGTATCCGGATCTCGGCGAGACCTTGGAACTGCTTGCGGCGCAGGACATTCCGGTGGGTATCGTGAGCAATATCGCATTCGACATCCGCCCGGCCTTCGCGGCCCGCGGCTGGGATTCGCTGGTGCGGATGTTCGCGCTCTCGTTCGAACTCGGTGCGGTGAAACCGGATCCGCGCATCTTCCGCGCCGCCCTCGACAAGCTCGCCGTCGATCCCGAGGCCGCCCTCATGGTCGGCGACAGCGCCGAGGCCGATGGCGGCGCGACCGCGCTCGGCTGCGCTTTCGCGCTCGTCGACCCGCTGCCGACGGCTGAGCGACCCGACGGCCTGCTGCGGGCGCTGCGCGCGCACGGACTCACCGGCCGAACCGGCTGA
- a CDS encoding DUF7373 family lipoprotein has product MDVRKIDVGSFAVDRYHYKQDGGDKSALLEGMRMSEAVAPSVAVDPSLVVGRGSSVLIDPKDAVATGALSNSAEPVLRNRGMVVGYAVSGADKPDPPGKDVPGPDATALTIRVLRFPDESVAKVAAREVNEADFDVASGQNRRLSITQYPDAYIHYRPGVPNVGFFMGYKQFVVVGFIARPTAVENDLTDWVRKALDAETATLSKFQPTPIEKIKQLRQDPDNLLARLVVDKRRDRDPDLTRFAVYGPSWLTFVAPDQAARRKLESDTGVDAIGLVDNGTIIRVRDEQAGQQLISALAAQLTSYQPSATPQNAPGTKCLTLSSNVNDWKTRCYVAYKRYVVLINSDDDGEVRTKVPAEYALLANSL; this is encoded by the coding sequence ATGGATGTGCGGAAAATCGATGTCGGCAGTTTCGCGGTCGATCGCTACCACTACAAGCAGGATGGTGGCGATAAGAGCGCGCTGCTGGAGGGCATGCGGATGTCCGAGGCGGTCGCGCCGTCGGTGGCCGTCGATCCGTCGCTGGTGGTCGGCCGCGGCAGCAGCGTGCTGATCGACCCGAAGGACGCGGTCGCCACGGGTGCGCTGTCGAATTCGGCGGAGCCGGTGCTGCGCAATCGCGGCATGGTGGTCGGTTACGCGGTGAGCGGTGCGGACAAACCCGATCCGCCCGGCAAGGATGTGCCGGGCCCGGATGCCACCGCGCTGACCATCCGGGTGCTGCGCTTCCCGGACGAATCCGTCGCCAAGGTGGCCGCTCGCGAGGTGAACGAGGCCGACTTCGACGTCGCCTCCGGCCAGAACCGCAGGCTCAGCATCACCCAATACCCGGACGCCTATATCCACTATCGGCCGGGTGTGCCGAATGTCGGATTCTTCATGGGCTACAAGCAATTCGTGGTGGTCGGCTTCATCGCGCGGCCGACGGCGGTGGAGAACGACCTCACCGATTGGGTGCGCAAGGCGCTGGACGCGGAGACCGCGACGCTGAGCAAATTCCAGCCGACGCCGATCGAGAAGATCAAACAGCTGAGGCAGGATCCGGACAATCTGCTCGCGCGGCTGGTGGTGGACAAGCGCCGCGACCGCGACCCGGACCTGACCCGCTTCGCCGTGTACGGGCCGAGCTGGCTCACCTTCGTCGCGCCCGATCAGGCGGCCCGGCGCAAGCTGGAGAGCGATACCGGCGTCGACGCGATCGGTCTCGTCGACAACGGGACCATCATCAGGGTGCGCGACGAACAGGCAGGCCAGCAACTGATTTCCGCGCTGGCCGCGCAGCTCACCAGCTACCAACCGTCCGCGACTCCGCAGAACGCGCCCGGCACGAAATGCCTGACGCTGAGCTCGAACGTCAACGATTGGAAGACGCGCTGCTACGTCGCCTACAAGCGGTATGTGGTGCTGATCAACAGCGATGACGACGGTGAGGTGCGCACCAAGGTGCCCGCGGAGTACGCCCTGCTGGCAAACAGCCTATGA
- the ggt gene encoding gamma-glutamyltransferase, translated as MRRTRIPWIGAAAVLLLTAGTVTGCSSDQAKADSCAAVSNGTPVAAASATAGPTKDLSTNPEIATGYRSGMTAVRTKTYAVSTANPVSTKAACEVLSNGGTAADALIAAQMVLGLVEPQASGIGGGSFMLYYDANTKNIDAYDGREVAPAAATENYLRWVSDADQTVPKPNARASGRSIGIPGVLRMLELAHHDHGKTAWKDLFDPAIKLADGGFPISPRMASQIADSAKDLAVDDNAKAYFLNPDGTAKKAGTVLTNPAMAKTLGAIATDGADAFYTGAIAQDIVAAATAASGGRTPSVMTTDDLAKYQVKKRTAVCSTYRTHQICGMPGPSSGGITVAATLGILENFDLSALKPDNIDRNGGKPKADAVHLISEAERLAYADRDKYIADPDFIPLPGDVQQTLLDKAYLKKRAALIDRNHSMGTAQPGDFGPVPLGTGPQPPEHGTSHISVVDKYGNAASMTTTVESAFGSFHIVDGFVLNNQLTDFNASPVAADGTPIANRVQPGKRPRSSMSPTLVFDNALDGSRGQLVGVLGSPGGAVIIQFVVKTLVGMLDWGLDPQQSVSQVAFGAANTPVTGIGGEHPAINATDKGDHDPLVQRLRELGHQVSVDQQSSGLSALQRDGDGWIGGADPRREGIVLGDVR; from the coding sequence ATGAGAAGGACACGAATACCCTGGATCGGCGCCGCGGCGGTGCTATTGCTCACGGCGGGAACGGTGACCGGCTGTTCATCCGATCAGGCCAAGGCGGATTCCTGCGCCGCGGTGTCCAACGGAACGCCGGTGGCCGCAGCCTCGGCCACCGCCGGTCCGACGAAGGATTTGAGCACCAATCCGGAGATCGCCACCGGCTACCGCTCCGGTATGACCGCGGTGCGCACCAAGACCTACGCGGTGTCCACCGCGAATCCGGTGTCCACCAAGGCCGCCTGCGAGGTGCTGAGCAACGGCGGTACCGCGGCGGACGCGCTGATCGCCGCGCAGATGGTGCTCGGGCTGGTGGAACCGCAGGCCTCCGGCATCGGCGGCGGTTCGTTCATGCTCTACTACGACGCCAACACCAAGAACATCGACGCGTACGACGGCCGCGAGGTCGCACCGGCCGCCGCCACCGAGAACTATCTGCGCTGGGTCAGCGACGCCGATCAAACCGTGCCGAAGCCGAACGCCAGGGCCAGCGGCCGATCCATCGGCATCCCCGGCGTGCTACGTATGCTGGAACTCGCGCATCACGACCACGGCAAGACGGCCTGGAAGGACCTGTTCGATCCGGCCATCAAGCTGGCCGACGGCGGATTCCCGATCAGCCCGCGGATGGCGAGCCAAATCGCCGACTCGGCAAAGGATCTCGCGGTCGACGACAATGCCAAGGCCTACTTCCTGAACCCGGACGGCACCGCCAAGAAGGCGGGCACGGTACTCACCAATCCGGCCATGGCGAAGACGCTCGGCGCCATCGCCACCGACGGCGCCGACGCCTTCTACACCGGGGCGATCGCGCAGGATATCGTCGCGGCGGCCACCGCCGCCTCCGGCGGGCGCACGCCGAGCGTAATGACCACCGACGATCTGGCGAAGTACCAGGTCAAGAAGCGCACCGCGGTGTGCAGCACCTACCGGACGCACCAGATCTGCGGTATGCCCGGCCCGTCCTCCGGCGGCATCACCGTCGCCGCGACCCTCGGCATACTGGAGAACTTCGACCTGTCCGCGCTGAAGCCGGACAATATCGACCGCAACGGCGGCAAGCCGAAAGCCGATGCGGTGCACCTGATCTCGGAGGCCGAGCGGCTCGCCTACGCCGACCGGGACAAGTACATCGCCGACCCGGATTTCATACCGCTACCCGGCGACGTGCAGCAGACCCTGCTCGACAAGGCCTATCTGAAGAAGCGCGCGGCGCTCATCGACCGCAACCACAGCATGGGCACCGCCCAGCCCGGCGACTTCGGCCCGGTCCCGCTCGGCACCGGCCCGCAGCCGCCGGAGCACGGCACCAGCCACATCTCCGTCGTCGACAAATACGGCAACGCGGCGAGCATGACCACCACCGTCGAATCGGCCTTCGGGTCCTTCCACATCGTCGACGGCTTCGTGCTCAACAACCAGCTCACCGACTTCAACGCCAGCCCGGTCGCCGCCGACGGCACCCCCATCGCGAACCGCGTGCAGCCCGGTAAACGCCCGCGCAGCTCGATGAGCCCTACCTTGGTCTTCGACAACGCCCTCGACGGCTCCCGCGGCCAACTGGTCGGTGTGCTCGGCTCGCCCGGCGGCGCGGTGATCATCCAGTTCGTCGTCAAAACCCTTGTCGGCATGCTCGATTGGGGCCTGGATCCGCAACAGTCGGTCTCCCAGGTCGCCTTCGGCGCGGCGAACACCCCGGTCACCGGTATCGGCGGTGAGCATCCGGCCATCAACGCCACCGACAAGGGCGATCACGACCCGCTGGTGCAGCGCCTTCGCGAACTGGGACACCAGGTTTCGGTCGATCAGCAGTCGAGCGGCCTAAGCGCCCTACAACGCGATGGCGACGGCTGGATCGGCGGCGCCGACCCCCGCCGCGAGGGCATCGTCCTCGGCGACGTGCGATAG
- a CDS encoding PH domain-containing protein codes for MPDVRGRAETKTAAPRTEWELEVRPHRAVRTAWVCAVVVAAAFIVGGIWMRTSSTGVNFRVADQIAIIGIGLLLGGAILMLTRPRLRVGARGVSVRNVLGDNEFAWEHIRGVSFPDGKSWARLELVNDDYVPMLAIRSNDKEHAARAMDRLRELGAKYAAAEEDPAAE; via the coding sequence ATGCCGGATGTTCGCGGGAGGGCCGAAACGAAAACCGCTGCGCCCCGAACCGAATGGGAACTGGAGGTGCGGCCGCACCGCGCCGTGCGCACCGCGTGGGTATGCGCCGTCGTGGTGGCCGCCGCGTTCATCGTCGGCGGCATCTGGATGCGCACCTCGTCCACCGGCGTGAACTTCCGGGTGGCCGACCAGATCGCGATCATCGGCATCGGGTTGCTGCTCGGCGGGGCGATCCTGATGCTGACGCGGCCGCGCCTGCGGGTCGGCGCGCGCGGTGTCTCGGTGCGGAACGTGCTCGGCGACAACGAATTCGCGTGGGAGCATATCCGCGGCGTCTCGTTCCCGGACGGCAAATCGTGGGCGCGCCTGGAACTGGTGAACGACGATTACGTTCCGATGCTGGCGATCCGCTCCAACGACAAGGAGCATGCGGCGCGGGCGATGGACCGGTTGCGCGAGTTGGGTGCGAAATATGCTGCTGCGGAAGAGGATCCGGCCGCCGAGTAG
- the ribH gene encoding 6,7-dimethyl-8-ribityllumazine synthase gives MSGTGVPSFALADAKDLRLGIVASRWHTRICDNLVANAERVAKAAGVANITVVRCAGAMELPVVAQELARGHDAVVALGVVIRGGTPHFEYVCDAVTAGLTRVSLDAATPVTNGVLTTNNEQEALDRAGFPDSVEDKGEQACAAALDAALTLRALRQSV, from the coding sequence ATGAGTGGTACGGGCGTACCGTCCTTCGCGCTCGCGGACGCCAAGGATCTGCGGCTCGGCATCGTCGCGTCGCGCTGGCACACCCGGATCTGCGACAACCTGGTGGCGAACGCCGAGCGGGTGGCCAAGGCCGCGGGCGTCGCGAACATCACCGTGGTGCGCTGCGCCGGCGCGATGGAATTGCCCGTCGTCGCACAGGAATTGGCGCGCGGCCACGACGCGGTCGTCGCGCTCGGTGTGGTGATCCGCGGCGGCACACCGCATTTCGAGTACGTGTGCGATGCGGTGACGGCCGGGCTCACCCGGGTTTCGCTCGATGCGGCCACCCCGGTGACCAACGGCGTGCTCACCACGAACAATGAACAGGAAGCCCTGGATCGGGCCGGATTCCCGGATTCGGTCGAGGACAAGGGCGAACAGGCGTGCGCGGCGGCCTTGGACGCCGCGCTGACCCTGCGCGCCCTGCGGCAGTCCGTCTGA
- a CDS encoding bifunctional 3,4-dihydroxy-2-butanone-4-phosphate synthase/GTP cyclohydrolase II → MTRFDTIERAVADIAAGKAVVVVDDEDRENEGDLIFAAEKATPELVAFMIRYTSGYICVPLTGDACDRLGLPPMYGVNQDKHGTAYTVTVDAREGVTTGISGADRAVTMRLLADPDAKADDFTRPGHVVPLRAKEGGVLRRPGHTEAAVDLARMAGLSPAGVICEIVSQKDEGHMARTEELRVFADEHDLALISIADMIAWRRKHEQQVLRVAEARIPTAHGEFTAVGYQSIYDDVEHVALVRGDLGDGEGVLVRVHSECLTGDVFGSLRCDCGPQLDAALEMVAQEGRGVVLYMRGHEGRGIGLMHKLQAYQLQDNGHDTVDANLQLGLPADARDYGTGAQILVDLGIRSMRLLTNNPAKRVGLDGYGLRITERVPMPLRANAENLRYLRTKRDRMGHDLVGLDELDLGETAQ, encoded by the coding sequence GTGACCAGGTTCGACACCATCGAGCGCGCAGTCGCCGATATCGCCGCCGGTAAGGCGGTCGTCGTCGTCGACGACGAGGACCGCGAGAACGAGGGCGACCTCATCTTCGCGGCCGAGAAGGCAACCCCCGAACTGGTGGCCTTCATGATCCGCTACACCTCCGGTTACATCTGTGTGCCGCTCACCGGCGATGCCTGCGACCGTCTCGGCCTGCCGCCGATGTACGGGGTGAACCAGGACAAGCACGGCACCGCCTACACGGTGACGGTCGACGCGCGCGAGGGCGTCACCACCGGTATCTCGGGCGCCGACCGCGCCGTCACTATGCGGCTGCTCGCCGATCCGGATGCGAAGGCCGACGATTTCACCCGGCCGGGGCACGTGGTTCCGTTGCGCGCCAAGGAGGGTGGCGTGCTGCGCCGCCCCGGGCACACCGAGGCCGCCGTCGATCTGGCCAGGATGGCCGGGTTGAGTCCGGCCGGTGTGATCTGCGAGATCGTCAGCCAGAAGGATGAGGGCCATATGGCCCGCACCGAGGAGTTGCGCGTCTTCGCCGACGAACACGATCTCGCGCTGATCTCCATCGCCGACATGATCGCCTGGCGGCGCAAGCACGAGCAGCAGGTGCTGCGGGTGGCCGAGGCCAGGATCCCAACGGCGCACGGCGAATTCACCGCGGTCGGCTACCAGAGCATCTACGACGATGTCGAACATGTTGCGCTGGTGCGCGGCGACCTCGGCGACGGTGAGGGCGTGTTGGTGCGGGTGCATTCGGAATGCCTGACCGGTGACGTATTCGGTTCGCTGCGCTGCGACTGCGGTCCGCAGCTCGATGCCGCGCTCGAGATGGTCGCCCAGGAGGGCCGCGGTGTCGTGCTGTACATGCGCGGGCACGAGGGCCGCGGCATCGGCCTGATGCACAAGTTGCAGGCCTACCAGCTGCAGGACAACGGGCACGACACCGTCGACGCGAACCTGCAACTCGGCCTACCCGCCGACGCCCGCGACTACGGCACCGGCGCGCAGATCCTGGTGGATCTGGGAATTCGCTCGATGCGGTTGCTCACCAACAACCCGGCCAAGCGGGTCGGGCTCGACGGGTATGGCCTGCGGATCACCGAGCGGGTGCCGATGCCGTTGCGCGCCAACGCCGAAAACCTACGTTACCTGCGCACCAAGCGGGATCGGATGGGCCACGACCTGGTCGGGCTCGACGAACTCGACCTCGGCGAGACGGCGCAGTGA
- a CDS encoding riboflavin synthase: MFTGIVEELGEIVGTEQLVDAARLTIRGPLVTSDAGHGDSIAVNGVCLTVVEVVNGDCFTVDVMAETLNRSGIGKLDTGAKVNLERAAALNSRLGGHLVQGHVDGTGTVLSRKPSENWDVVRISLPDSIARYVVEKGSITVDGVSLTVSGLGVSEAAEPGARDWFEVSLIPTTLALTTLGHAAVGTTVNLEVDVIAKYVERLQQRGA, encoded by the coding sequence ATGTTCACAGGCATCGTCGAGGAACTCGGCGAGATCGTCGGCACCGAGCAGTTGGTCGATGCCGCTCGATTGACCATCCGCGGTCCGCTGGTGACTTCCGATGCGGGACACGGTGATTCGATCGCCGTCAACGGCGTCTGCCTCACCGTCGTCGAGGTGGTGAACGGCGATTGCTTCACCGTGGACGTGATGGCGGAAACGCTGAACCGCTCCGGCATCGGCAAACTGGACACCGGCGCGAAGGTGAACCTGGAACGCGCCGCCGCACTGAACAGCCGCCTCGGCGGTCACCTCGTGCAGGGTCACGTCGACGGCACCGGCACCGTGCTGTCCCGCAAGCCGTCGGAGAACTGGGATGTCGTCCGCATCTCGCTGCCCGACTCGATCGCCCGCTATGTGGTGGAGAAGGGATCGATCACCGTCGACGGCGTCTCGCTCACCGTCTCCGGCCTCGGCGTGAGCGAAGCGGCCGAACCGGGTGCGCGCGACTGGTTCGAGGTCTCGCTCATCCCGACCACCCTCGCGCTCACCACCCTCGGCCACGCTGCCGTCGGCACCACCGTCAACCTCGAGGTGGACGTCATCGCCAAGTATGTGGAGCGGCTCCAGCAGCGTGGTGCTTGA
- the rpe gene encoding ribulose-phosphate 3-epimerase — MIAPSILSADFARLADEAAAVAGSEWLHVDVMDAHFVPNLTLGLPVVQSLLKATDIPLDCHLMIDDPGRWAPPYAEAGAHNVTFHAEAADDPVAVARDIRAAGAKAGLSVKPNTPIEPYLEILREFDTLLVMSVEPGFGGQSFIPHVLDKARTVRRLVDAGELRLLVEIDGGINADTIEQAAEAGVDCFVAGSAVYSAADPGAAVRALRAQAAAARAH, encoded by the coding sequence ATGATCGCCCCGTCCATTCTCTCCGCCGATTTCGCGCGCCTCGCGGACGAGGCAGCGGCCGTCGCCGGCTCCGAGTGGTTGCACGTCGACGTGATGGACGCGCACTTCGTCCCGAACCTGACGCTCGGACTCCCGGTGGTGCAAAGCCTGTTGAAGGCCACGGACATTCCGCTGGACTGCCACCTGATGATCGACGACCCGGGCCGCTGGGCGCCGCCGTACGCCGAGGCGGGCGCGCACAATGTGACCTTCCACGCGGAGGCCGCCGACGATCCGGTCGCGGTGGCCCGCGATATCCGTGCGGCGGGTGCGAAGGCGGGACTGTCGGTGAAGCCGAATACGCCGATCGAGCCGTATCTGGAGATCCTGCGCGAATTCGACACGCTGCTGGTGATGAGCGTCGAACCGGGTTTCGGTGGGCAGTCGTTCATTCCGCACGTGCTGGACAAGGCGCGCACGGTGCGCAGGCTGGTCGACGCCGGTGAGCTGCGACTGCTGGTGGAGATCGATGGCGGGATCAACGCCGACACCATCGAGCAGGCGGCGGAGGCGGGTGTGGACTGCTTCGTCGCGGGGTCGGCGGTGTACAGCGCGGCCGATCCCGGTGCGGCGGTGCGGGCACTGCGGGCGCAGGCGGCCGCGGCGCGCGCGCACTGA
- a CDS encoding ATP-binding protein, with protein MINISAEQGLYSTPVEIRVAAAVPQLPIVRGLAETLVLLSDFTLDEVADIRLAVDEVCSTLIAVALPGSFLQCRFTIGEKELLVRVDGVAATEGLPDEHSFGWHVLRTLTDQVAAAQEPFDATASGYPTTVEFRRVRGKA; from the coding sequence GTGATCAACATATCGGCGGAACAGGGGCTTTACAGCACCCCGGTGGAGATCAGGGTCGCAGCGGCGGTACCTCAGCTGCCCATCGTGCGCGGACTTGCCGAAACCCTGGTCTTACTCAGCGATTTCACGCTGGACGAGGTCGCCGACATCAGGCTGGCGGTGGATGAGGTCTGCTCGACGCTCATCGCTGTCGCCCTACCGGGCAGTTTCCTACAGTGCCGGTTCACCATCGGCGAGAAGGAATTGCTGGTGCGGGTGGACGGAGTCGCGGCCACCGAGGGGCTACCCGACGAGCACAGCTTCGGCTGGCACGTGCTGCGCACGCTCACCGATCAGGTGGCGGCGGCGCAGGAACCGTTCGACGCCACGGCATCCGGATACCCGACGACCGTTGAATTCCGGCGGGTCCGGGGGAAAGCGTAG
- a CDS encoding RNA polymerase sigma factor SigF, with product MADTQQNDDSVYDSEQEEDGTEADETVEEAETLEAASAVPGYDDVGVLFGRMAEAASGSAERATIRDQLISRCIPLADHIARKFSGRGEPFDDLTQVARVGLVHAVDRFDIERGSNFLSFAVPTIMGEVRRYFRDNTWAMRVPRRVKETHLRIGAAIDALSQTLGRSPTAKEIAAELGVDPDEVMQAVIAGNAYQPSSIDAASAGRDTEASLLDTLGEEESQFDRVEEYVAIRPLLAGLPERERRILTMRFFESMTQTQIAQQMGISQMHVSRILSKTLARLREQSRRE from the coding sequence GTGGCGGACACCCAGCAAAACGACGACAGCGTGTACGACTCGGAACAAGAAGAGGACGGCACCGAGGCCGACGAGACCGTCGAGGAGGCCGAAACCCTCGAAGCGGCAAGCGCGGTCCCCGGTTACGACGATGTCGGCGTGCTCTTCGGCCGGATGGCCGAGGCCGCATCCGGCTCGGCCGAGCGGGCCACCATCCGTGACCAACTGATCAGTCGGTGCATACCGCTGGCCGATCACATCGCGCGCAAGTTCAGCGGGCGCGGCGAACCGTTCGACGATCTCACCCAGGTGGCCCGGGTCGGTCTGGTGCACGCGGTGGATCGCTTCGATATCGAACGCGGCTCGAATTTCCTGTCTTTCGCGGTGCCCACCATCATGGGCGAGGTCCGCAGGTACTTCCGGGACAACACCTGGGCCATGCGGGTGCCGCGCCGGGTGAAGGAAACCCACCTGCGCATCGGCGCCGCCATCGACGCGCTGTCGCAGACCCTCGGCCGTTCGCCGACCGCGAAGGAGATCGCCGCCGAACTCGGTGTCGACCCGGACGAGGTGATGCAGGCGGTGATCGCCGGCAACGCCTACCAGCCGAGTTCGATCGACGCGGCATCGGCGGGTCGCGACACCGAGGCGTCCCTGCTGGACACCCTCGGCGAGGAGGAATCCCAATTCGATCGGGTGGAGGAGTATGTCGCGATCCGTCCGCTGCTGGCCGGACTGCCCGAACGGGAACGCCGCATCCTCACCATGCGCTTCTTCGAATCCATGACGCAGACCCAGATCGCACAGCAGATGGGCATCTCGCAGATGCACGTCTCCCGCATCCTGTCGAAAACCCTTGCCCGCCTGCGGGAACAGTCCCGCAGGGAGTGA
- a CDS encoding RsmB/NOP family class I SAM-dependent RNA methyltransferase: MEAGDPVRVAARDVLRAVRERDAYANLVLPALLRERRIAGRDAALATELAYGACRSLGLLDAVIAAGAGRPVAEIDGPLLDVLRLGVYQLLRTRIGAHAAVDTSVALARTEFGSGKAGFVNAVLRRAGEKSVEEWVDELAPSDPVGRLAFEFAHPAWIAQAFADALGARAGELREVLAADDARPAVHLVARPGDITAEELALVTGGEEGRWSPYAVYLDGGDPGKLEPVREGMAAVQDEGSQLVALALTRAPLLGPDNGRWLDLCAGPGGKAALLGALAAIDGFRIDAVEPAEHRAELVRRATADLPVTVHVADGRDSGLTPGYDRILVDAPCTGLGALRRRPEARWRRTPADVAELVRLQRELLSAAWDLLRPGGVVLYSTCSPHLPETVSVVADAVRRTGAEQLDTREYLPGVPDLGDGPAAQLWPHRHGTDAMFLAALRKPE; the protein is encoded by the coding sequence GTGGAGGCGGGGGATCCGGTGCGGGTCGCGGCGCGGGATGTGTTGCGGGCGGTGCGGGAGCGGGACGCGTACGCGAATCTGGTGCTGCCCGCGCTGCTTCGGGAGCGGCGGATCGCCGGGCGGGATGCGGCGCTGGCCACCGAATTGGCGTATGGGGCGTGCCGGTCGCTCGGGCTGCTCGACGCGGTGATCGCGGCGGGGGCGGGGCGGCCGGTCGCGGAGATCGATGGGCCGCTGCTGGATGTGCTGCGGCTCGGCGTGTATCAGCTGCTGCGCACCCGGATCGGCGCGCATGCCGCGGTGGATACCTCGGTGGCGCTGGCGCGGACCGAATTCGGTTCGGGTAAGGCGGGTTTCGTCAACGCGGTGCTGCGGAGGGCGGGGGAGAAATCGGTCGAGGAATGGGTGGACGAGCTCGCGCCGAGCGATCCGGTCGGGCGGCTGGCCTTCGAATTCGCGCATCCGGCGTGGATCGCACAGGCCTTCGCGGACGCGCTCGGCGCGCGGGCCGGTGAGCTGCGTGAGGTGCTCGCGGCCGACGATGCCCGCCCGGCGGTGCATTTGGTGGCCCGGCCGGGTGATATCACCGCGGAGGAGCTCGCGCTGGTGACCGGCGGCGAGGAGGGCCGCTGGTCGCCGTACGCGGTGTACCTCGACGGCGGCGATCCCGGCAAGCTGGAACCGGTCCGCGAGGGTATGGCCGCCGTGCAGGACGAGGGCAGCCAGCTGGTGGCGCTCGCGCTGACCCGCGCCCCGCTGCTCGGGCCGGACAACGGTCGCTGGCTGGATCTGTGCGCCGGACCCGGCGGTAAGGCGGCGCTGCTCGGCGCGCTCGCCGCGATCGACGGATTCCGCATCGACGCGGTCGAACCCGCGGAGCATCGCGCCGAATTGGTTCGCCGGGCCACCGCCGACCTTCCTGTCACGGTGCATGTGGCCGACGGCCGCGACAGCGGGCTCACCCCCGGCTACGACCGCATCCTGGTGGACGCGCCGTGCACCGGTTTGGGTGCGCTGCGCCGCAGGCCGGAGGCCCGCTGGCGGCGCACCCCGGCGGATGTCGCCGAGCTGGTCCGCTTGCAGCGCGAATTGCTTTCCGCCGCATGGGATCTGCTGCGCCCCGGCGGCGTCGTCCTCTACTCGACCTGTTCGCCGCACCTACCGGAAACCGTTTCGGTGGTGGCCGATGCGGTCCGCCGCACCGGTGCCGAACAGCTCGACACCCGCGAATATCTGCCCGGTGTGCCGGATCTCGGCGACGGACCGGCCGCGCAACTGTGGCCGCACCGGCACGGCACCGACGCGATGTTCCTGGCGGCGCTGCGTAAACCGGAGTAG